Below is a genomic region from Thermochromatium tepidum ATCC 43061.
CCAATCAGCGTCACCGAACCGGATCCCGCCCCAAAGGTCTCTACTCGCCCCGCCCGCTCATATACGGCCGCCAACCGCGACGCCAGATAGGCTGGATAGCCCTCCTCGACCGGCATCTGCCCTAGCCGCCCCGAGACCTCGCGCAACGCCTCGGCCCAGCGACTGGTCGAATCCGCCAGCATCACCACGTCATAGCCCATATCGCGGTAATACTCGGCCATCGTGATCCCGACATAGACCGACGCCTCGCGCGCCACCACCGGCATGTTGGAGGTATTCGCCACCAACAGGGTCCGCTCCATCAGCTTGCGCCCAGAGTAGGGATCGTCCAGCTTTGGGAAGGTCTCGAGCACATCGACCAGCTCGTTGCCGCGCTCGCCACAGCCGACATAGATCACGATGTCGGCATTCGACCAGCGCGCGATCTGCTGCTGAACCACGGTCTTGCCCGCCCCGAACGGTCCAGGCACTGCGCCCTTGCCACCCTTGATCTGCGGAAAAAAGGTGTCGATCACCCGCTGTCCGGTGATCAGCGGCGACACACCGTCATCACGCCGCCGATAAGGACGCGGCCGACGCACTGGCCAGCGGTGATAAAGACTGAGCCGATGACTCACACCCCGATGATCGCGCACCCGCGCAATGGTCGACTCGATGTCGTACTCAGCCTCCGGCGCGATCTCCTCCAGCTCACCTTCGATGCCGGGCGGCACCAGGATCCGGTGCTCGATGGTCAGCGTCTCCTGCACCCGCCCAAGCACCGTCCCCGGACCGATCCTGACCCCAGGTTCGAGCTCCGTATTCGGCTCGAACGCCCAGCGCTTGGCACGATCGAGCGCCGGCACGCTCAGACCGCGCCGGATGTAGTCGCCCGACTGGAGCGCGAGCTTCAACAGCGGACGCTGCACCCCATCGAAGATGCCGCCCAGCAGTCCAGGCCCGAGTTCGACCGACAGCGGCCAACCCAGTCCCACCGCCGGCTCACCCGGCCGCACCCCATCGGTCGACTCATAGGTCTGGACCACGGCCCGCTCGCCGCTGAGCGAGATGATCTCGCCATAGAGCCCGAGCTCGCCGATCTTGACTTGTTCGCCGCTGCGTGCGCCCGGTAGCTCGATAGTGACGATGGGGCCATTGATGTCGCGGATGACGCCGATCTTATTGGTTTCACTCATGGTCTTCGCTGCCTCGCTCATCCAGTGAACAGGCTGCCGGTATCGAAGCCGCCGGGCAGCAGACGCTCTAGGATGGTCTGTTGGATACGGGGACGCAGGCGTTCGAGCCGGCCCTCGAAGGTATGGTCGACGCGGATCCGTCCATCGGCGCTCGTCACCAGCACGCCGCCGAGCGTATGGATCACCTCGGGCGCCGGCACCAAGACGGCGCGCTTGCCGGGGGGCAGGGCGCTGACGATTGTGTCCCAATTCACGAACAGCCGGCGCTGATCCTGGGCATTGGCGGTGACCAGGATCTCGGGTGACTCAATGACCTCAGCCGCTTCGACGATCAGACGCTGCAACCAGGCGTTATAGGCGACCTCGTCATCAATGAAGACCCGCATCCGCTCGGACAGACGCTGTTCGACATCGAGCACCAGATTCCAGCGCACGCGGTCGAGATGGGTCTGCATCTTGAGTTCGCTCGCCTGGACCCGCTGGCGGAAGGTCCGCTCGGCCAGCGCCTTGGCGTTGGCCTCTTCGCGTGCCTCACGCAGACGCAGCCGCTCGGCGGCCTCGCGCAGGATACTGTCGCGACTGCGGGCGGCACGCTCGCGGTATTCGGAGGCGAGCCGTTCGGCGCGTGCCAGGATGGCGCGTTCGAGTGCTTCGACCTGATTCACGGTGACTCTCGCTCGCCGCTCGGGGCGGTCTCCAGGGTCGAGGTTCCAAAGAGCGAGGCCAGCCGCTGAGCGACCTCGCTGGTCAGACTGGGTTGTGGACCGAGCGCAGGGACGGCGATCACCACGATCCGTCCACCTTCTTGCCGCACCCGGTGCAGGTTCGGGATCTTCTGGCTCATGAGCGCGTCATCGACCACGACGAATGCCTTGGCCTGGGTGCGGCGCAGATCGCGCAGCAGCCGGTCGGCCTCCTCCGGGGTCGGGTTTGCATAGGTCTCGAAACCGATCAGCCGAAAGCCGTCGGCGAGCGTCTCCTCGCCGAGGAACAGCATCCGGGTCGGATGGCTCGGATCCGGTGGGTGCTCGGTCATGATCAACGGCGCTCAGAGCTTATTGAGCAGCAGGATCGATATGACCAGACCATAGATCGCGATACCCTCGGCCAACCCCAGATAGATCAGCGTGCGACCGAGGTTCTCGGGCTTCTCGGTGATGGCTGCCAGCGAGGCGGCACCGATCGGACCCACGGCGATGCCGGCGCCGATGGTCGAGAGTCCGGTCGGAATGCCAACGCCGATCATGGCCAGACCCATGCCGATCGACATCTCTTTGAGTCCCGCGGCGGCTCCGGTCTCGGGCACGGCCAGGGCATCGCTGACACCGAGCACCAGCAGGGCGATCTGGGCCCCGACGAAGACTACCAGCTGCGAGCCGAGCAGTGGACGGAACCAGGACCGGATGACGCTCACGGCCTGCGGGCGCTGGTCGAGCAGGAACCCGGCGACGATCAGGCCGAGGATGGCGAATGACATGAGTGCGACGAGCCAGAGCATGGACGAATCCCCTCGTGTTTGAAGTCCGGTTTAAGGTGTTCGGTCAGCGGCGAAGGCAGCGCATCAGGCCGGCCCACGCCCGAACCGGATCGGTCTGAAGGCATAGCCATCCCCTGAGAAATAGCGTGAAAAGCCCTCGTAATACTGCAAGCGCATCACCTGGATCATGACGATGCCACCCTCCAACACCAGCACGAAGACATTGCCCAGGATGACCGTCACCACATGGCCGAAGGCGCCCATCATGTCGGCCAGGGTGAAGACGGCGATCGAGAGCGCGACATGGTTGAGACTGAAGGCCGCCACGCGCAGGAATGACAGGGTATTGGAGACATAGCCGATCAGGGTCTCCAGGGTCTCGATGACCACGACCAGGATCTTCTCACCCACAGGCGCTTGCTGATGCAGCCAACTGTGCCAGGCCAGGACCAAAAGACTCCCAGCCACCAGGGACGCGGGCCAGATGCCGAAACCCGTGCCGTCGACCAGCCCGGTTCCACCGGCGATCAGGGCCAGATAGAACACCAGATTGACCACGCCATGATGTCCGAACAGGGACTCGCGCCACTGCCCGGTCGCCCAGCGGTTATAGATGGCCAGCAGACAGGCGAGGACGATGAAGAAAACGCCCCAGATCAGCGCCAAACGCAGCATCAGCAGCGGATCGCTGAGCGGATTCATCCACAACGCCGGCAGGACGTGCTCATAGCCAAAGAGACTGCCATAGAGAAAGCCGAACAGGACCGATGACCCACCGGCCATGAGTCCGAACGGCCAGAAGCGTCCGAGCCTGCCGCGCAGCGTCCAGGCGGCGAGCGCGATCACCGCGCCCTGGCCGACGTCACCGAACATGCTGCCGAACATGATCAGGAAGGTCAGCGCGAACAGTGGCGTCGGGTCCACCTCGCCATAGGAGGGGATACCGTACTGATTGACCAGCAGCGCAAAGGGCGCAAGCAGACGGCCCTTGACCGGAACCGTGGGCACCAGTGGACGCTCCTCGGGTAGTGGATCGCGGACGCTCAGCGCATAGCGTCCGGCCAGCGCCGCATCGAGCCGCCGGCGCAGGGCGTCGAGGGCGCGCGCTGGTACCCAGCCGGCCAGATGCGCCAGATGGCCGGTACTGCGCAGCGCGCTGTCGAGCTGCACCAGGGGCTCGGCCAGCCTTAGGGTGCGCTGGGCCTCGCGCAGCGGCTCGCGGTAGGGTTCCGACCAGCGTTCCAGGGTCTCGGTGAGTGTGGCGCGCTCCTCGGCGATCGCGTCGAGACGTCTGGCAAACTGGCGCTGGAGCTTGGCCGGTTCGCTGTCGAGCTCCTCTGGGATCGGCAGACGCTGAAAACCGGCGGCGGCGAGCACCGGCGACAGGTCTGACTCATGGTCATCGCTCGGGCCGACGATGACCAGATGGACAGTGTCATGGCCCTCCAGGTAGACGTGCAGGATGTGCCCGGCGAGCGCCACCGCCCCTTCGAGCTGGCGCAGGTTCTCGCGCGGCACGAGACCGACATGGATGTTCAGAAACCGGGTCCGGGTCCGCAGCATCCCGAGGTCGATGTTGAGATGACGAAAGTTCTCTAGCGCCGCCTGCTGCTCGCGGATCAGACGCTCGGCGTCGTCGAGCCGTCTGAAGTCCTCCTCGTAGTTGGAGACCTCTTCCCACAGCCGACCGAGCCAGTCGTTGAGCCGGGCGAGCTCGTCCTGCTCGATGACGCGCATCGGCTCCAGGCTCGTCGGCGGCTCGAAGCGGATCAGCCGGGCGATCTTGTCGAGTCGCGACTGGGCCTGGGTGTGGAGGTCGTGGAAGGGACGGACGGGCAGGGTGGCGAAACGCTCACTCTCGGGTTCGCGCGGGTCGGGATGGAAGCACTGGGTCTCGGCGAGTGCAAGCGAGGCGCGCGGCAGGTCCTCAGTCAGGACCAGCAGACGAACATGCTTCATCGGTGTGGGTTTCAGCATGGCCTCGACTCCTGTTCGCTCATGGACTGGGTTCGATCTGGGCGAGCGCATGCCGGATCGTCTGATCGTCGAACCCGAGCAGACGCCCCTGAACGACGGCGAACAGGCGCATCAGATCGGTCTCGCGCAGCATCAGATAGGCCAGGGCGCGTGCCACCGCCGAGGGACTGCGCGCCAGGACCAGTCGAACCTCGTCGATGGCATAGCGCGCCAGGCGTTGCTGAACCTCGGCGATCGAGCGGCAATCGGCGATCAGGACGTTCAAAGGGGCAGGCAGCGCCTCCAGCACCTGTTCGAAGCTGTCGAGATCGGCGAGATGCAGCAGACGATCGCGCGTGAGCAGACGCATCGAGGGCACCAGCCAATAGTAGGTCTCGGAGGGCGAGAGTCCGTAGGTAAAGCGAAAACGCAACAGCCAGAGCAGTCCGACGCGGTCGAGTTCGGCCGAGATCAGCCGCCTGAGCCAGTCGTGATCCGGCGCACCGAAGCCCTGGACGCGGCGGGTCAGGCCGATGAAATAGCGCTGATCGATCGCGGCCTCCAGGGCGAAAGGCTCGCGCTGGCGTTCATAGACCTCGCGTGCCTGGCGGGCAATCTGACGTTGTGGCCCGGCCTCGAGCCGGCGCAGCAGTTCGAGCACGTTCTCGGCGCCGAAGAGCTCCTTGTCGGCCAGACGGATATGGGCCGGAAGCTCGAATAGGTTGTCGTTGATCTGCTGACGATCGAGCTGGTGGAGCTTGCCGCGGATCAGGGTCTTGAGGTTGTAGAGCGCATACTTGCGTCCCCAGTCGAGCACCAGCGCGCGGGCGTTGACCTCCATCGAGCGCGTGAGCACCAGCAGCTCGGAGAGCAGGAGCTGGATAAGACTCTGCTCGACGGCCCGGCGGCGCACTGCCGGCGTGGTCTGATCATCGAGCAGGGGAGCGAGGCCGAATTCCTCGGCCAGCGTCGGCAGCGGCAGCTGGGCCAGGCGCTCGATCAGGCCCGGGGCGAACAGCCGGGTGGTCATCACCGAGACGCGGGTGTTGAGATAGGCTTGATTGGCGACCTGGCTCATGGTGGAGTCCACGCTGCCCAGTGCGGGCTTAGTGTTCCAGGCCGATCAGGATCTGAAAGGCGGCCTCCAGCGCCTCTTGCTCGCGCTGCTCGGCCTGATCGCGCAACTGGACGTGACGCTCGTCATAACGGCGGCGCAGCTCGGCGATGGTCTGCTCGGCGCGCTCCTCGGCCTTGGCGATGAAGGCGCGTTGCAGCTCGGGGATGCGCAGCGTGAAGCGCTCGTTCTCGGCCTTGGCGTCGACCATGGCCTGCTGGATGAGCCTGTCCTGCTCAGCCTCGGCCTGTTGGACCAGCCGTTCGGCGCGCAGCTCGGCTTCGAGCAGGCGTTTGAGTGTATCGTCCATCAGTGTCACCTTCAGTGCTCGGGCCTAACCTCTGCGCCACCCAGGGTCGCGCACTGGCCAATGGGGCCAAGCTTAAACCCTTCGGGCCGCGCTCGCTAGCCGGGGCCTGTTTCAGATCGGATTGGCCGGACGCCTCCAGGTATAGACGGCGGTGACGGCATAGTTCCAGACCGCCCCGACCAGGATGCCGGCCAGTGCCGACAGCACCCAGCCGGAGTGCCCGGCCCGGAACAGATAGTCCGCAATCCCGACATTGGCCAACGCACCTAGGCTACAGGCCAGCACGAAGCTGAGCCACCCCCAGAGCAACTGACGCCCGCGCAGACGCAGGTCGCGATAGGTCAGGAGGTTGTTGAGGAAGAAATTGCTGGTCATGGCCACCAGGGTCGCCGTGGCCTGACCGACCAGAAAGGCATCCTCACCGAGGAGATGCAGGATCGGCCAGAGCACGCTCAGGTGTACCAGCACCCCGAAGGCACCGATCAGCGAAAAGGCGATGAAGCGCAGCGGGATCATTGGGCCGACCAGTTTTTGGATCAGCATCAGCAGATACTCCCAGAGCACGGTGGTGTCGAGCTTGCTCTGCCCGGTCCGACGGGGCCTGAACCTAAAGGGCAGTTCGCGAAGGCGTAGTGGCGTCTTGCTGGCCGAGAGGATGTCGAGCAGGAGCTTAAATCCGACCCCGCTGAGGCGCCGCACGCAGCCGTGGATGACCGAGGCGCGCACTATAAAGAACCCGCTCATGGGGTCGCTGAGTTCGGCGCGGATCAGGGTCCGTCCGATCCAGGTCGCCAGACGGCTCATGCCCTGGCGCCTGGCACTCCAGTCGCCGAGGTCGCCGCCTGCGACATAGCGGCTGCCAACGACGATGTCCAGATCCTCGTCGCGGATGGCCTGGAGCATGTGGGGGAGCAGGGCCTCGTCGTGCTGAAGATCGCCGTCCATCACCGCCAGATAAGGGGCCGTGGTCGAAAGCATCCCCTCGATGCAGGCCGAGGACAGTCCACGCCGGCCGATGCGCTGAATCACACGGATACGCGGATCCAGACGCGCCAGTTCGCGCGCGCGCTCGGCGGTGCCATCGGGCGAGTCGTCATCGACGAAGATCAGCTCCCAATCGAGCCCCTCGAGCACGGACGCGACCCGGCGCGCCACCTCGGCGACCGCCTCGGCCTCGTTATAGGTCGGCACGATCACGGCCAATTCAGGCGGACGCTGATCAAGGGTCGGGGGTGTGCGCTCGGGCATCGGGTATAACCTTGGGCGGTTCTGATGGACAATGGGCGCCGATAGGCGCCGCGTTGGACGCGCCATT
It encodes:
- a CDS encoding glycosyltransferase family 2 protein: MPERTPPTLDQRPPELAVIVPTYNEAEAVAEVARRVASVLEGLDWELIFVDDDSPDGTAERARELARLDPRIRVIQRIGRRGLSSACIEGMLSTTAPYLAVMDGDLQHDEALLPHMLQAIRDEDLDIVVGSRYVAGGDLGDWSARRQGMSRLATWIGRTLIRAELSDPMSGFFIVRASVIHGCVRRLSGVGFKLLLDILSASKTPLRLRELPFRFRPRRTGQSKLDTTVLWEYLLMLIQKLVGPMIPLRFIAFSLIGAFGVLVHLSVLWPILHLLGEDAFLVGQATATLVAMTSNFFLNNLLTYRDLRLRGRQLLWGWLSFVLACSLGALANVGIADYLFRAGHSGWVLSALAGILVGAVWNYAVTAVYTWRRPANPI
- a CDS encoding V-type ATP synthase subunit A: MSETNKIGVIRDINGPIVTIELPGARSGEQVKIGELGLYGEIISLSGERAVVQTYESTDGVRPGEPAVGLGWPLSVELGPGLLGGIFDGVQRPLLKLALQSGDYIRRGLSVPALDRAKRWAFEPNTELEPGVRIGPGTVLGRVQETLTIEHRILVPPGIEGELEEIAPEAEYDIESTIARVRDHRGVSHRLSLYHRWPVRRPRPYRRRDDGVSPLITGQRVIDTFFPQIKGGKGAVPGPFGAGKTVVQQQIARWSNADIVIYVGCGERGNELVDVLETFPKLDDPYSGRKLMERTLLVANTSNMPVVAREASVYVGITMAEYYRDMGYDVVMLADSTSRWAEALREVSGRLGQMPVEEGYPAYLASRLAAVYERAGRVETFGAGSGSVTLIGAVSPPGGDFSEPVTSHTKDIIETFWALSKELADARHYPSIDWVTSFSKHVKTAAKWWHTEIDPDWEKRRGAALALLARDAELSRIVNLVGPEALSDMQRWELEGASLIKEGVLQQSALDEIDTFCSPAKQYALLDLAITIYKRGEALIKLGVPVAELQRLPLLAKMRRIKSMYSSEQLEQIQAFRQEVDQVMEAIRIEYAKQGEAV
- a CDS encoding ATP synthase subunit C, coding for MLWLVALMSFAILGLIVAGFLLDQRPQAVSVIRSWFRPLLGSQLVVFVGAQIALLVLGVSDALAVPETGAAAGLKEMSIGMGLAMIGVGIPTGLSTIGAGIAVGPIGAASLAAITEKPENLGRTLIYLGLAEGIAIYGLVISILLLNKL
- a CDS encoding V-type ATP synthase subunit F, which gives rise to MTEHPPDPSHPTRMLFLGEETLADGFRLIGFETYANPTPEEADRLLRDLRRTQAKAFVVVDDALMSQKIPNLHRVRQEGGRIVVIAVPALGPQPSLTSEVAQRLASLFGTSTLETAPSGERESP
- a CDS encoding V-type ATP synthase subunit I, whose amino-acid sequence is MLKPTPMKHVRLLVLTEDLPRASLALAETQCFHPDPREPESERFATLPVRPFHDLHTQAQSRLDKIARLIRFEPPTSLEPMRVIEQDELARLNDWLGRLWEEVSNYEEDFRRLDDAERLIREQQAALENFRHLNIDLGMLRTRTRFLNIHVGLVPRENLRQLEGAVALAGHILHVYLEGHDTVHLVIVGPSDDHESDLSPVLAAAGFQRLPIPEELDSEPAKLQRQFARRLDAIAEERATLTETLERWSEPYREPLREAQRTLRLAEPLVQLDSALRSTGHLAHLAGWVPARALDALRRRLDAALAGRYALSVRDPLPEERPLVPTVPVKGRLLAPFALLVNQYGIPSYGEVDPTPLFALTFLIMFGSMFGDVGQGAVIALAAWTLRGRLGRFWPFGLMAGGSSVLFGFLYGSLFGYEHVLPALWMNPLSDPLLMLRLALIWGVFFIVLACLLAIYNRWATGQWRESLFGHHGVVNLVFYLALIAGGTGLVDGTGFGIWPASLVAGSLLVLAWHSWLHQQAPVGEKILVVVIETLETLIGYVSNTLSFLRVAAFSLNHVALSIAVFTLADMMGAFGHVVTVILGNVFVLVLEGGIVMIQVMRLQYYEGFSRYFSGDGYAFRPIRFGRGPA
- a CDS encoding V-type ATP synthase subunit E, with translation MNQVEALERAILARAERLASEYRERAARSRDSILREAAERLRLREAREEANAKALAERTFRQRVQASELKMQTHLDRVRWNLVLDVEQRLSERMRVFIDDEVAYNAWLQRLIVEAAEVIESPEILVTANAQDQRRLFVNWDTIVSALPPGKRAVLVPAPEVIHTLGGVLVTSADGRIRVDHTFEGRLERLRPRIQQTILERLLPGGFDTGSLFTG
- a CDS encoding V0D/AC39 family V-type ATPase subunit; the encoded protein is MSQVANQAYLNTRVSVMTTRLFAPGLIERLAQLPLPTLAEEFGLAPLLDDQTTPAVRRRAVEQSLIQLLLSELLVLTRSMEVNARALVLDWGRKYALYNLKTLIRGKLHQLDRQQINDNLFELPAHIRLADKELFGAENVLELLRRLEAGPQRQIARQAREVYERQREPFALEAAIDQRYFIGLTRRVQGFGAPDHDWLRRLISAELDRVGLLWLLRFRFTYGLSPSETYYWLVPSMRLLTRDRLLHLADLDSFEQVLEALPAPLNVLIADCRSIAEVQQRLARYAIDEVRLVLARSPSAVARALAYLMLRETDLMRLFAVVQGRLLGFDDQTIRHALAQIEPSP
- a CDS encoding ATPase — translated: MDDTLKRLLEAELRAERLVQQAEAEQDRLIQQAMVDAKAENERFTLRIPELQRAFIAKAEERAEQTIAELRRRYDERHVQLRDQAEQREQEALEAAFQILIGLEH